A DNA window from Paralichthys olivaceus isolate ysfri-2021 chromosome 11, ASM2471397v2, whole genome shotgun sequence contains the following coding sequences:
- the ift20 gene encoding intraflagellar transport protein 20 homolog — MAKDPLAEAGIYFDELNKLRVLEPDVSQKTSELKEECKEFVDKIGQFQKIVGGLIELVDELAKEAETEKMKAIGARNLLKSVAKQREAQQQQLQALIAEKKMQLERYRIEYEALSKVESEQNEFIDQFILQK; from the exons ATGGCTAAAGACCCGTTGGCAGAGGCTGGCATTTATTTTGATGAACTCAACAAGCTCAGGGTACTGGAGCCTGATGTAAGCCAGaagacctcagagctgaaggagGAGTGTAAAGAATTTGTGGACA AAATTGGCCAGTTTCAGAAGATAGTTGGAGGTCTGATTGAGCTGGTTGATGAACTGGCAAaagaagcagagacagaaaagatgaAG GCGATAGGAGCCAGAAACCTGCTGAAGTCAGTGGCAAAACAAAGGGAggctcaacagcagcagcttcaggctCTCATAGCAGAAAAAAAGATGCAACTTGAGAG GTATCGCATCGAGTATGAAGCCTTGTCCAAGGTGGAGTCGGAGCAGAACGAGTTCATTGACCAGTTTATTCTGCAGAAGTGA
- the lyrm9 gene encoding LYR motif-containing protein 9: MAPSGGALLIQTPVQLYRYLLRCCRQLPTTVMQEHYKHAVRQGYKSHSDEDDPERIQMIIQRAVADAQWILDKYTKKK; the protein is encoded by the exons ATGGCACCTTCAGGTGGAGCTTTGTTGATCCAGACACCAGTGCAGCTCTATCGATATCTCCTCAGATGTTGCAGACAGTTGCCGACCACAGTGATGCAGGAGCACTACAAACACGCCGTAAGACAG GGTTACAAGAGTCACTCGGATGAAGATGACCCAGAGCGAATACAAATGATAATCCAAAGAGCAGTAGCAGATGCTCAGTGGATTCTTGATAAA TATACTAAGAAGAAGTGA